A region of Ictidomys tridecemlineatus isolate mIctTri1 chromosome 4, mIctTri1.hap1, whole genome shotgun sequence DNA encodes the following proteins:
- the Cfap157 gene encoding cilia- and flagella-associated protein 157 encodes MASKKKAIFGGKDSDVKKKKGKKDTTVTIKIVEGPLAEEMREFYLNQIRDLEDRLARYQRKWDELAAQEKLFRQEFEQLANNKKEIVAFLKRTLNQRVDEITDLNEQLQSLQLAKEMEKDAFEAQLAQVRHEFQETKDQLTTENIILVGKLAALEEFRLQKEELMEKFMSLEDQLLRQEMEHKDHVYNLEKKSVLDKDRLRKEIIQRVNLVATEFRKVATNQMWETTHRAIRENSTVTLKLAKVSQQGMQLLQENEQLKGSQCELHKQLEMMENIQKAMARSSRGHQKIILLLTEKCREHQQGTTEAKRLGLLLHELKQSFLQLQMDNQTLRDQRDQLIQQLGQQQAEVQQLQQELTEEQKFRETLEMSLVRATIFLQDILQMQSEEKDGYFDVVFQLQHKEMLKQLLALLSSAMVLRPQTAACSVQEPQPGGPSKERQPSGQPPKSASLLQQLRGIRPYQPGDLGLVPRRVHIPPNPQDLRQLSYVTRMKPSRAHSVSETHTSGSLKKLQKFSLPDVFLHPKWHAEK; translated from the exons ATGGCTTCCAAGAAGAAGGCAATTTTTGGAGGCAAGGATTCTGATGTAAAGAAGAAGAAGGGCAAGAAGGATACCACCGTGACCATCAAAATCGTGGAAGGGCCCTTGGCAGAGGAGATGCGGGAGTTCTACCTTAACCAGATCCGAGACCTGGAGGACAGGCTGGCccg GTACCAGCGGAAGTGGGATGAGCTGGCTGCGCAGGAGAAGCTGTTCCGCCAGGAGTTTGAACAACTGGCTAATAACAAGAAGGAGATTGTGGCCTTCCTCAAGCGCACGCTCAACCAGCGCGTGGATGAGATCACAGACCTCAACGAGCAGCTGCAGAGCCTGCAGCTCGcaaaggagatggagaaggacgCCTTTGAGGCCCAGCTGGCCCAGGTGCGTCATGAGTTCCAGGAAACCAAGGACCAGCTCACCACAGAGAACATCATTCTTG TGGGCAAGCTGGCAGCCCTGGAGGAGTTCCGGCTGCAGAAAGAGGAGCTCATGGAGAAGTTCATGTCACTGGAGGACcagctgctgaggcaggagatggaACACAAGGACCATGTGTACAACCTGGAAAAGAAGTCGGTGCTGGACAAGGACAG GCTGAGGAAAGAGATCATCCAACGCGTGAACCTGGTGGCCACCGAATTCCGCAAAGTGGCCACCAACCAGATGTGGGAGACCACACATCGGGCCATCAGGGAGAACAGCACTGTGACCCTGAAGCTGGCCAAGGTGTCCCAGCAAGGCATGCAGCTGCTGCAGGAGAACGAGCAGCTCAAGGGCAGTCAGTGCGAGCTGCACAAGCAGCTGGAGATGATGGAGAACATACAGAAGGCCATGGCCAGAAGCAGCAGAGGCCACCAGAAG ATCATCCTTCTGCTGACTGAAAAGTGCCGTGAGCATCAGCAGGGTACCACCGAGGCCAAGCGGCTGGGTCTCCTGCTGCACGAACTGAAGCAGAGCTTCCTGCAGCTGCAGATGGACAACCAGACCCTGAG GGACCAGAGAGACCAGCTGATACAGCAGCTGGGGCAGCAGCAGGCGGAGGTACAGCAGCTGCAGCAGGAGctgactgaggagcagaagtttCGGGAAACCTTGGAGATGAGCCTGGTCCGGGCCACCATTTTCCTACAGGACATTCTGCAG ATGCAATCAGAGGAAAAGGATGGCTACTTTGACGTGGTATTCCAGCTCCAGCACAAGGAGATGCTGAAGCAACTGCTGGCCCTGCTCAGCTCTGCCATGGTCCTGAGACCCCAGACAGCTGCGTGTTCTGTCCAGGAGCCCCAGCCCGGTGGCCCATCCAAGGAAAG GCAGCCCAGCGGCCAGCCACCCAAGTCAGCATCTCTGCTGCAGCAGCTGCGTGGCATCAGACCCTACCAGCCAGGAGATCTAGGACTGGTGCCTCGCCGGGTCCACATCCCACCCAACCCCCAGGACCTCAGACAGCTCTCATACGTCACCCGCATGAAGCCCTCCCGGGCACACAGTGTCTCTGAG ACCCACACCTCTGGCTCTCTAAAAAAACTCCAAAAGTTTAGTCTTCCTGACGTTTTCCTGCATCCCAAGTGGCACGCGGAGAAATGA